The following proteins are encoded in a genomic region of Bacillus mesophilus:
- the moaD gene encoding molybdopterin converting factor subunit 1, translating into MIQVLLFANLKDQAGSEKITIDEQQVTVKELLEILKEKYSLTNLGQVMVAINEEYSFDDDIVKSGDVVALIPPVSGG; encoded by the coding sequence GTGATTCAAGTATTGCTTTTTGCTAACCTTAAAGATCAGGCTGGCTCAGAAAAAATAACAATAGATGAACAACAAGTAACCGTAAAGGAACTTCTAGAAATTCTAAAGGAGAAGTACTCATTAACTAATCTAGGGCAAGTGATGGTAGCTATTAATGAAGAATATTCGTTTGATGACGATATTGTGAAATCAGGAGATGTTGTGGCTTTAATTCCACCTGTAAGTGGTGGGTAA
- a CDS encoding GNAT family N-acetyltransferase, with the protein MNITHTKNFELIASLNKSVHTLHYQLYPTKFKPYDYQSIKEFFESIIDNPNFVFLLIEEKSYPLGYAWIEFRSYPETAFTKSIDVIYVHQISINSISRNKGFGSLLMLEIEKIAKQYSVSSIELDYWAANQKVRDFYKKNGYQINREYVYKNL; encoded by the coding sequence ATGAATATCACACATACAAAGAACTTTGAATTAATAGCCAGCCTAAACAAATCTGTTCACACACTACATTATCAATTATATCCAACTAAATTTAAACCCTATGATTATCAGTCAATAAAAGAATTTTTTGAGAGTATTATAGACAATCCTAATTTTGTATTCCTCCTAATTGAGGAAAAGAGTTACCCCTTGGGATATGCGTGGATTGAGTTCAGATCCTACCCAGAAACGGCTTTTACAAAGTCAATAGATGTCATCTATGTTCATCAAATCTCGATAAACTCTATCTCGAGAAATAAAGGGTTTGGCTCTCTACTAATGCTTGAGATTGAAAAAATTGCTAAACAGTATAGTGTATCTAGCATAGAATTAGATTATTGGGCGGCAAATCAAAAAGTAAGAGATTTTTACAAAAAGAATGGATATCAGATTAATAGAGAGTATGTATATAAAAATCTATAA
- a CDS encoding GNAT family N-acetyltransferase → MSIRKLEIEENPPLSLLLLADPSREMVEDYTRRGVTYIAEILGNVIGVYVIVPLEHDTIELKNVAIDERLQGQGLGKLLVHHSIEEARGLGYQKIEVGTGNSSISQLALYQKCGFRIDSIEKDFFIKHYKEVIVENGIQCRDMVRLSQCLT, encoded by the coding sequence ATTTCTATAAGAAAACTTGAAATTGAAGAAAATCCTCCACTATCATTATTGTTATTAGCAGATCCATCCAGAGAAATGGTTGAGGATTATACAAGAAGGGGAGTTACATATATTGCAGAAATACTTGGTAATGTAATAGGAGTATACGTAATTGTACCTCTTGAACACGACACAATAGAACTAAAGAATGTCGCAATCGATGAGAGATTGCAAGGACAAGGGCTAGGTAAGTTATTGGTTCACCATTCAATAGAGGAGGCTAGAGGATTAGGATACCAGAAAATAGAGGTAGGAACAGGAAACTCTAGTATCAGTCAATTAGCATTATATCAGAAATGTGGATTTAGGATAGATTCTATTGAAAAAGACTTTTTCATTAAACATTACAAAGAAGTAATAGTTGAAAACGGAATTCAATGCAGAGATATGGTTAGGCTGTCACAGTGCTTAACATAA
- a CDS encoding group-specific protein, which produces MSNCKIDHSIDDVITKLNEQKPFLPSHLYDRLGSFLSLNSPSQSVLNEIFHLLKKYDLSSEAEQEDRNRALLSILE; this is translated from the coding sequence ATGAGTAATTGTAAAATTGACCATTCCATCGACGATGTTATAACAAAACTAAATGAGCAGAAGCCATTCTTACCTAGTCATTTATACGATCGACTAGGAAGTTTTCTGTCTTTAAACTCTCCAAGTCAATCTGTATTAAATGAGATTTTCCACTTACTTAAGAAATATGACCTTTCAAGTGAAGCTGAACAAGAAGATCGAAATCGGGCATTATTATCTATATTAGAATAA
- the moaA gene encoding GTP 3',8-cyclase MoaA yields the protein MNNQKVLDQLNRPLRDLRISVTDKCNFRCTYCMPAEIFGPDFEFLRRDQLLSFEELERLTRIFVETLGVQKIRITGGEPLMRKDLHLLISKINQIDGVEDIAMTTNGSLLPKYAEALKEAGLKRVSISLDSLKDEVFGKINGRGVTVQTVLDGIDAAAAAGIQVKINMVVKKGMNEDEIIPMARFFREKGHILRFIEFMDVGNTNKWKLDDVYTKKQIIEEINTVMPLEPIAPNYLGEVASRFRYVGSNDEVGVISSVSDAFCSSCNRARLSAEGKLYTCLFAANGHDIRTPLRTSLSDEELSTHLQQLWNGRNDRYSEERGHVKRDRSKVEMSHIGG from the coding sequence TTGAATAATCAAAAAGTACTTGATCAACTTAATCGTCCTCTAAGAGACTTACGTATTTCCGTAACTGACAAGTGTAATTTCCGCTGTACTTATTGTATGCCCGCAGAAATTTTCGGCCCAGATTTCGAGTTTCTAAGGAGAGATCAGCTTTTATCATTTGAAGAGTTAGAGCGATTAACTAGAATTTTCGTTGAAACATTAGGTGTACAAAAGATTAGAATTACAGGTGGAGAGCCTTTGATGAGAAAAGACCTACATCTGCTTATTTCAAAGATAAATCAAATTGATGGTGTAGAAGACATTGCTATGACAACAAATGGCTCCCTTCTACCAAAATATGCAGAAGCCTTAAAGGAGGCAGGTCTTAAGCGAGTTTCAATTAGTTTAGATTCACTTAAGGATGAAGTGTTTGGTAAGATAAATGGCCGAGGGGTAACGGTTCAGACTGTTTTGGATGGTATTGATGCCGCGGCCGCAGCAGGCATTCAAGTAAAGATAAACATGGTCGTAAAAAAAGGAATGAATGAAGATGAGATCATTCCAATGGCCAGGTTTTTCAGGGAAAAAGGACATATTCTTCGTTTCATAGAGTTCATGGATGTAGGAAATACGAACAAATGGAAGCTTGATGATGTTTACACAAAAAAACAGATTATCGAAGAGATTAACACGGTTATGCCACTCGAACCAATTGCCCCTAATTATCTTGGGGAAGTAGCTAGTCGTTTTCGCTATGTAGGTTCAAATGATGAGGTCGGAGTTATTTCTTCCGTATCAGATGCTTTTTGTTCTTCTTGCAATCGTGCTAGATTATCGGCAGAGGGTAAACTTTATACTTGCTTATTTGCAGCTAATGGTCATGATATTAGAACTCCACTCCGAACATCACTTTCAGATGAAGAACTTTCTACCCATCTTCAACAGTTATGGAACGGAAGGAACGATCGCTATTCAGAGGAACGCGGTCATGTAAAACGTGATCGAAGTAAAGTAGAAATGTCACATATAGGGGGCTAG
- the fdhD gene encoding formate dehydrogenase accessory sulfurtransferase FdhD, whose product MTQKMSNIQKIVKYSNGTLHEHEDDIVLEFPLTIFVNNMEFATMVCTPTHFDEMVIGFLASEGVIRFRDDIKSLSINEDRGYAYVELHAEITTSQEYYSKRFIGSCCGKSRQFYFHNDATTAKTSTSTTTLTPEQCIKLMNDMQHNSIVFQQTGGVHNAALCSSEEIIVGRTDIGRHNALDKLYGYSLLNRLPVRDKVIVFSGRISSEVLLKAAKIGVGIVLSKSAPTDLAIKLANDLNITAVGFIRGSSFNVYSHPDRILQEKKEE is encoded by the coding sequence ATGACTCAAAAAATGAGTAATATACAAAAAATTGTAAAATATTCAAATGGTACTCTTCATGAACATGAAGATGATATCGTCTTAGAATTTCCATTAACTATTTTTGTAAATAATATGGAATTTGCTACAATGGTATGTACGCCTACACATTTTGATGAAATGGTAATTGGTTTTTTAGCATCTGAAGGTGTTATTCGTTTTAGGGATGATATAAAATCACTTAGCATTAATGAAGACAGAGGCTATGCTTATGTTGAATTACATGCTGAGATCACTACGAGTCAGGAATATTATTCTAAGCGTTTTATAGGGTCTTGTTGCGGTAAAAGCAGGCAGTTTTACTTTCATAATGATGCGACCACCGCCAAAACTTCTACATCAACAACTACACTTACGCCTGAACAATGCATTAAACTTATGAATGACATGCAACATAATAGTATTGTTTTTCAGCAAACCGGTGGAGTTCATAATGCCGCCTTGTGCTCATCGGAGGAAATCATTGTTGGAAGAACCGATATAGGACGGCATAATGCTTTAGATAAATTATATGGATATAGTTTGTTAAATCGCTTACCTGTTCGTGATAAAGTCATTGTTTTTAGCGGTAGAATTTCTTCCGAAGTTCTTCTCAAAGCCGCCAAAATTGGTGTTGGTATTGTTTTATCTAAATCTGCACCTACTGATTTAGCTATAAAACTAGCGAACGATTTAAACATTACAGCTGTAGGGTTTATTCGTGGCAGCTCTTTTAACGTATATTCTCATCCTGATCGAATCTTACAAGAAAAAAAGGAGGAGTAA